The window GATTGATAAAGTTCGGCGTATAGTATCCTGAGGAACCAACGTTAACAGGGTGACCATCCAGCAGCGTCTCGGTTTCGTACGGCAGAGCCCCACGAATCTGCACCGCGCTTTGCACACCCATTACCGCATTGTTTGAATTCGCCTGACAAAAACCGCACGTGGTTGTAACGACGCCGGGCGTCTCGTTTAAGACGTTCATCACTTGCATTTGGCCCTGATCGATGAACGTTTGGCTCGAGATCACGTCGACAGCCGCCGGTGACGTGTTCAGCTGAATAGCGCTTGCGCTGACGGTAACGTGCCCAATTTCACGCAACGACGAGAACGACGCGGCGGTTAGCGAAACCGTCAGTGAGACGCTAGCTCCCGAGACTACAGCGATGTCCTCTTGTGTTACCGACGTGTAGCCTGGCTGAGACGCTTCGACAGAAAAGATGCCCTGCGGCAAGTTGATGAACTGAAAATGCCCGGCGCTATCGGAGGACGTCGTCTGGGTAACCGGCCCGCGTAACAGCAAATGCACGCCCGACATCGGCCGGCCATCGCCGGCGCTAACAGTGCCGGATATGGCACCGGTAACCGGCTGCGCATCTACCGGGCGAGCGAAGGTCACAAGGACAATTACCACGAGCAGCGCCTGCAACCAGAAAGATCGCTTCGTCGTCCGAGGGTAGCAATAATGAGAGCGCATAGAAAAATAGCTCCCCCCGTTAAAGGGACGTTTGGTTTGGAATCGGCTTCCGCCGCGGGAAACCGGACTTATCCATGCTTGACGAGAGTTTTATGTAACGTTATGCTTATGCATAATATGTTATATGTAACATAACGTCAATACGCTATCGACGAGTGGCCAAGGGCACCACGGAGATGAGGTACATTTGATGTTGAATGCCGCCGACGGTCTTGGAAATCTGCGGATCCAAGCGGCTTCAATGATTCGCGCGTGGCTTTTGACGGGCGATCTCGAGCCCGGGAAGCTTTATACCGTTGCGGATTTTGCCGTGAAGCTCAAGGTCTCGGCGACTCCAATCCGTGAGGCGCTCTTTGATTTGGCCAACGAAGGTCTCGTCGAGCCGGTAAAAAACCGGGGCTTTCGTGTGTTGACGCTGACCGAGCACGACCTTGATGAGATCTTCGAGCTCAGAACGTTGCTCGAGGTTCCCGCTGTCCGCAAGATCGCGCAAAAAGGCCTCGGCGAGAGCGCAAAGTCTCTGAAGGCGCTGATCAAGGAAGGTCAACGGTACGCTGCTGACGGCGATCTGCCACACTTCCTGGAGTCGGATCGCCGGTTCCATCTCAGCCTCCTGGAACTCAGCGGCAATCATCGTTTATGCACGATCGTCGCGCGTTTACGCGATCAGACAAGGTTGTGGGGATTGCCCAAGCTTGCGGAAGTTGGCAATCTCGTGCCGTCCGCGCGCGAGCACCTCGAGCTTCTCAATGCTCTTGAGGAAGGCGACGGTGACGCCGCATCAGAGACGCTGATGCACCATCTGAAGCATACGCGAGGCATTTGGGCCGGGAAGCCTGAGTCTGTAAAAACTGTAAAAACGACGCTCGCGCCGCGACGCTGACCGTCGATTGTACATTGTAACTGCCGAACAGGTTCGACGCCTCGTTCCAATCGGCGATGCCATCAGAGTCACGAGAGAAGCCTTTATCGCGGCTTCCGAACGGCGTTTACAACAACCTCAGCGGCTCAGCACAGACGATGGCAGCGTGCTGGCAATGGTCGCGCGCGTCGCGCCCGCGACGGATACCGTTGTCAAAATCGTTTCCGTCTATCCGCACAACCGGACGAGTTCGCTTCCCACGATCCATTCGACCGTGTTATGGCTCAACGGCAACACCGGAGAACTGGAAGCGCTCATCGAGGGAAGCACGCTCACGGCGATCCGAACCGGTGCCGCC of the Candidatus Baltobacteraceae bacterium genome contains:
- a CDS encoding GntR family transcriptional regulator, which codes for MLNAADGLGNLRIQAASMIRAWLLTGDLEPGKLYTVADFAVKLKVSATPIREALFDLANEGLVEPVKNRGFRVLTLTEHDLDEIFELRTLLEVPAVRKIAQKGLGESAKSLKALIKEGQRYAADGDLPHFLESDRRFHLSLLELSGNHRLCTIVARLRDQTRLWGLPKLAEVGNLVPSAREHLELLNALEEGDGDAASETLMHHLKHTRGIWAGKPESVKTVKTTLAPRR